The DNA segment GTGGATGCGGTGGGTCGGTATGGTGGTGAGGAGTTTGTCGTCCTTCTGCCGGATGCATCCCGCAAGGCAGCCTGTTATGTGGCCGAACGGATTCTGAAGAATATTCGCAGAACAAAGATTGAGCACGGCAAAGGAGCTTTCTCCATGACCGTCAGTATTGGACTGGCTTCGCTGGAAGAAGAGGAGACCTTGGATGGTCTGCTTAAATACGCTGATATAGCACTCTATGCCGCCAAGAAAAACGGACGGGATAGGGTTGAGATTTATAGCCGGTCGGAATGCCCATGCTCCGTCGATGAAGAAGGTTCGGAGGCTTCGGCCTGCGCAGGGAGGGAGCAATGAGCTTCATGATCGGTCTGGTGGATTCCCTGCTCAATTGGAGTGTCGAACGGAAAATGGTTGTCCTGCTTCTGCTTGGCATTGTCCTTTTCCCTTTGACGACACTGCTCATATTACAGTCTCAGGGGGCGCAACTTGCCACGAATTTTTTGGTGGGACTTTTGGCAGTGGCCATTATAACTTTAGTTCCTTTTGCCAAGATGATCAGTCACCTCGTTGCTCTGCGCAGTATCAAGGAGTTGAATGACCAGTGCAAATTGCTAAAGCGGGGAGACTATGCCCATGTCGACCTGCCTGCCGGGGATGATGAAGGGCATGATTTTCTGACTCTCAAGCGAAATATGCACTGGATGGGCTACACTATTGCCACCCGTGAGCAACGGTTGCAGTCGGCCATGAAAGATCTGGCCGTGGCCCAGCGTCAAATTGGTGAAAGCCTCGATTATGCCAGCTTGATTCAGACCTCGTTTTTACCGGATCGGGAAGCTTTTTCCGAATTGTTGCCGGAACATTTTCTCATCTGGAGTCAGCGGGACAAGGTCGGTGGAGATTCCTATTGGTTCAAGCAGTCCGGCGATGGTTTTTTTCTCGGTGTCATTGATTGTACCGGCCATGGTGTGCCGGGTGCGTTCATGACTCTGATTGTCCACTCCCTGCTGGAAGAGGCCATGGATGGCGACCCTGAGAGTCCCGCGATAATTCTCAGCCGCATGAATCAGCTTATCAAGGATGCCCTGAAACAGCACAAGAAGGGTGCCATGTCTGATGACGGTATGGACTGCACCTTGTGCCACCTTGATCCCAAGACAGGAAAACTCCTTTTCGCAGGAGCGAACAACCCGCTGTTTATCGTTGAAAAAGATGAGGTCAGATCAATCAAGGGTGACCGTTGTGGGCTTGGGTACATCCGGTCTCCTCGCGATTTCTCTTTCACTGATGTCGAGATGTCACTGGCCCCCGGAACCCGTGTGTATATGGCGACGGATGGTATCGTTGACCAGGTTGGGGGAGACAAAGGGTTTCCGTTTGGTAAGCGGAGATTCATGGATTTCATCAAACAAACCCGGCAGCTCCCCATGGAGCAGCAGGGAAGCGCATTAATGCGTTTATTTGCCGATTATCAGGGTGAGCAGACACGTCGGGACGATGTCACTGTGCTCGGGTTTGAATATAGATAGGGAGGTCTCATGGCAAACAGCTTGTTTAAATATTATGAAGAAATGGAGCGTGAAGGCGTTATCCTGTATTTTAACGGTCCTGTTTCTCAGGGGGTTGTCGAGGGTATAGCCCAACTCATGCGTAACAAGATGCGGGATGAAGAGGTGGGAGTCGGTTCGGTACAGCGGGTCTTTTCCATCCTCGTTGAGCAGATGCAGAATATTGTCCGCTATTCCACGGAACGGAATATCACCACAGAGGAATGCCAGGGAGAGATGGCCCATGGGCAGGTTGTTGTAGGGCGCGAGGAAGATGGTCGTTTTTTCGTGGCGTGCGGTAACAAGATTCGGTCTGCCGACAGCATCGTAATAACCGATCACATCAAGACCTTGCGTGACATGAGCAAGGAAGACCTCAAGACATACTACAAAGAACGGCGCAAGAGCATTTCCCATGCGACCTCCAAAGGAGCTGGGCTTGGTTTTGTGGAGATGGCGCGAAAGTCTGCCCGCCCCATGGATTTTGATATTATCCCTCTCGATTGCGAGACTTCGTTTTTTTCCATGAAAGTCGTGGCACAGTAGGAGGATCGTATGACCAGATTTAGTGTACAGGCGACAAGTTCGTCACCTCATATAGAATTTGATCCCGAAACCATGTCCTTTGAAATCAAAGGGGAATCCTACCCTGAGAATTGCTGGGCATTTTATGGTCCGATGTTTGATTGGCTGGAAACTTTTTTCAGCGGGATCAATGGCGACCGGGTGGAGATCAACATGGAGATTCTGTATTTCAACAGTTCATCATCCAAGACCTTCATGGACTTTTTCGACATGCTCGATGATCAGGCGGAACAGGGCAATAATATCGTGGTCAATTGGCGGTATCACGAAGAAAACGAGTCTGCCATGGAGTGCGGGGAAGAGTTTATGGAAGATGTTTCCTGCATTAAATTCAACCTTGTCGAATTCAACGACGAATCCGAATGCTGACGAGTCGCACCGGAAAGAGAAAAGAATGATTCCAAACCATATCAAACAATCACTGAAGACCCTTATCCCCCTCAGGCAGCCTGCGTTTCTCTGGGGAGCGCCCGGTGTAGGCAAAAGCCAGGTCGTTGCTCAGGTTGCCGATGAATTGGGCATGGCGTTGACAGATGTCAGGGCTGTTTTGCTGGACCCGGTGGATTTGCGCGGTTTGCCTTCCATCAATTCTGAAGGAGTCGCCCACTGGGCGCCACCGGCTTTCCTTCCTACCGGCGGGAAGGGCGTCCTGTTTCTGGATGAACTCAATGCTGCCCCGCCTCTGGTTCAGGCCGCTTGTTATCAGCTGGTTCTGGATCGCAAGATAGGGGAATACACCCTTCCCGATGGGTGGACAGTCATTGCAGCCGGGAATCGAGAAACGGATCGTGCGGTCACTCACCGAATGCCCTCTGCCCTGGCCAATCGATTCGTCCACCTTGATTTCTCCGTTGATGTCGAAGCATGGCTTCAATGGGCGGACCAGGCAGGCTTGTGCCAGGAAGTTTCAGCATTCATCCGGTTCAGGCCGAATCTGCTTCATAATTTTGATCCGAAGAAAAATGAAAAGGCGTTTCCTTCGCCACGGTCATGGGAATTCGCAGCTCGCATCGTGGCTTCGGTTCCGGACCCTGATGTCGAGCTGAGTTTGTTGAAAGGCACGGTTGGCCCCGGTGCTGCGGCTGAGTTTGCAGGATTTTCCAAGATGTTCAGACAGCTGCCCGACCCGGATGGTGTTATCAATCACCCGGAGACTGCGGATGTCCCTGACGAACCTGCGGTTTTGTATGCCCTGTGCGAAGCTCTTGCTCAAAAAGCGGATGAAGAGACCACGGAGAGCATCATGGCGTATGCTTCCCGGTTGCCCTCGGAATTTGGGGTGCTCCTGGTCCGTGACGCTGTGAAAACACATCGCGGCATGGTCGATTCTCCAGCCTTTTCACAGTGGGCCACTGCCAATTCCGATGTGCTTCTGTAGGTTGCGATGAACGAAGTTCGCAGGAAATTACTCAAGGCCCGAACCGGACTTTTGCTGGAGCATCCCTTTTTTGGTTCTCTATGCCTGCGCATGGAACCGAAGGAAGACAGGCAATGCGCCACGGCATGGACCGATGGGCGGACCCTTGGGTACAACCCGGACTATATCGCCGGGCTTGAGGATTCTCAGGTTCAGGGGTTGATGGCACATACAGTCATGCATCCGGCCTGTCAGCATCATACCCGGCGTAAGGGACGGGAAGCCAACTTGTGGAATATAGCCTGCGATCACGCCATCAATTGGCTTCTGCTTGATGCGGGTCTCACCCTGCCTCCCCGATATCTTGATAATCCCGTATATCATGGTCTTTCCTCTGATGAAATTTATGCTGAGCTGAAGGCCCATGGTGGAGAAGAGGATCGTCCTGCTCTTTCTGATGGGCAGGGGGAGAGTGACGGTGAAACTGATTGGGACGGTGTCGCAGCCGATGGAAGCGAGGGGGAAAACTTCGGCGAGAACTCAGAATCCGGCGCTGGTGAGGCCGGAGGTGATGGTCGGGTTGATGAAGGCTCTTCAGGCGAAGATGAAGCTGCGTCCGCCGGGGAACAGTCCGGCGACCCCGGTGGAAGTGGCGAAGTGCGTGATGCGCAGACGTCTCAGGAGGGCGGTTCCACAGCGGAATCCGGTAGTGATGAACAATGGGAACTGGCTTTGGCCCAAGCCGCTCAACAGGCTCGGGATATGGGCGATCTCCCAGGAAATCTGGAACGCCTCATTCAGGATGTGCTCAACCCGAAGATCGATTGGCAGGAGATTCTGGAGCGCTTCATTTTTGACAGGGCGCGAGATGATTATAGCTGGACGCCGCCTAATAAACGGTTTTTACACCTCGATGTTATTCTGCCGTCCCTGTCACAGAGACAACTGCCGGAAGTTGTCCTCGTTATCGACACATCCGGCAGTGTCAGTGAATCGGAGATGGATCAGTTTGCTGCTGAATTATCCGGAATTCTGGAAGCATATGACACCACCGTACGGGTGCTCTATTGCGATAGTCAGGTCGTAGGACATGATCTTTTTGATCGTAATGACCTGCCTTTGATTCTTTCTCCCCAAGGGGGAGGCGGCACTGACTACCGCCCTCCTTTTTTTTGGCTTGAGCAGGAGGGAATCGATCCCGCCTGTCTTGTTTACCTGACTGATCTGGAGTGCATCCACTTCCCTGAACAGGACCCCGAGTTTCCAGTGCTCTGGGCACGGATAGGGGGGAGCGGAACAGTGCCTCCCTTTGGTGAAATACTTGAAATATTATGAGGAGGAGCAATGAAAATCCAATGGTCCATCCAGAAAAAACGCGGGAATCACAGGCCTGTTCTTGAGTATCGAATCGAGTTGGAACAGTTCGAGATTGACCTCGCCGTTCCACAAGTTCTGTTAGACAAGGCTCTTTCCCGACCTCCGTCTTCGTGGCGGTCCTTTTGCTATCCGGGTGAGGATGAACGATCGGGAGTCGCTTTGGACTGGTATCCTCTCATGACCCCATCTCATAAAAATGCCGTGATTTCCGGTAAATTGACGTTGCCATGGCGTCCGGCCGGAAATGAATTCGTGGATATCAAAGTGGCCTTCGGACGACTCCGCAAGGATTTTGAGCTGGTTTTGGCCAAGGCCAACGAAAGTGCTCCGGTTGAGATTGTGGAACATCTGGAACTGACTGAAGATACAAGAAAACATATTGCGGCCGGAGTGGCCTCTGCACGTTTTCTTTCTGCAGTTGGATTTTAGACTTGATTTGAAATTGAAAATGAGTTTCATTACTGACATTATGAAGACAGCAGAACAAGTATTCATTGAGTTTCTCAAGGAAAATAATCTGAGCATGACCCCTCAAAGAAAGATTATCGTGGAGACCTTTTTGGAAACGGAAGGGCACTTCTCGGCAGAGAGGTTGTGTGGATTAGTCAAGGGAAAGGCATCTGAAATAGGGCAGGCCACCATCTACCGGACGCTGAAACTTCTCGTGGATTCAGGTCTGGCCGAGTCTATCGAAGTCGGAGACGGAAGTGCGCTTTATGAACATTCATACGGTCATGACCATCATGACCACCTGATATGTGTTCATTGCAACCGCAAGATAGAGATTTATGATGATGCGATAGAAAAACGTCAGGAGGAAGTTGCCAGTGAGTTGGGCTTCAAACTGACGAGGCATCGTATGTATCTGTTCGGAATCTGCCCCGAATGCGCTGGGCAGGAGTCATAGATCTCTACGACCACGCAAATGTAATATGAGTAACGCCCCATTGGTTTCGGACCGATGGGGCGTTTTTTGTTTCAAAAGCCGCCGTTTTATTTTGTTGTCGTTTTTTTGCGGTCTTGTTCCGTATCCACAGGCGGTGTGGTCTTGGGTTCCTTCCACGATGTGCTGAACATGGATTTGAAGCCTCGGTTCAAAAAGGCCTTGGGGCATCCCTTGCTGGAAATGGTTGTTCGAAATGTCATGTTACACTCCTTGTTTCATTTTTGGCGGCACATGGTGTTCCGAGGCGATCTCCCGCTCTGTCTCGGAGGGGGTGCACTGGTTGCAGATCCCGTGAATCTGTGTCTGAAAGCTAAACATGGTGAACCCTTGTTGTCTGGCTGTTTCCTGTTGGAGACAATCTATATACGGATTGGAGATGGGGTATCGTTTGCCGCAGCGTTCGCAAATCATTTGGCTGTGGTGATCTCCCATGGACTCGTAATGAGTGCTTCCATCTCCCCGCTGAATACACCGGGCAATACCAGAGTTGAGTAGGTGTTTGACTGTTCTGTAAACTGTGGATCGACTGATTCGAATATCGAGTTCCTGAACGGCTCGGAGAAGTTTGTCAGAAGAGAGTTTCTCCTCATTGCTCATGAAGACCTTGAAGATCAGCAACCGTTGTTGTGTCAACTTGAGGTTGTTGCTGGTCAGGTATTCCTTAAATGTTTTCAGTGCTTCCTGCATGGATTCTGATCTTTTTACGCTCTATTTGCGTTGCAATGTTCTTGTTGACCCGGAGTCTCATCCTGTTCGTCTTGTGCCGGCTCTCAGTGGGTTGAGTTGAGACTTTGATGCAACAGAAGTTTTTCGTTGACCCTTTGAATATCACAGCTTATCACTGATATCGAAATTCATTATCAATTGCAACGTCAAATTGGTTACAAGTGGAGAAGTCTATGTCTTTGCACAAAACCCTCAGTTCGGTGGGGTCCGGACAGACGGCCTTTGTTATCGCCATCGACGCCGATAACAAGGCAAAGATTCGACTCGAATCCATGGGAATCATTCCAGGAATCGAAGTTGATGTGCTCAACAACGCCAGTGGACCGCTGATCGTTTCAGTCGGAGAAGGGCGTATCATGGTTGAGCGCAGGGTAGCCAAAAGGGTTCTCGTGGCCTGATCGGTTGAGGTCAGTCTTTTTTCATAATGCATTCATACTTTCAAGGAGGGCGGCATGACTCTGAATGAACTCAAGCCAGGCTCCCGTTGCACCATGACGGACCTGACCGCAGTCGGTGCTCTCGGGCAACGGCTCATGGATCTTGGATTTTATCCTGGGGCTGAAATTGAGGTGGTGCGCAATGCTCCACTGGTCGATCCAGTGGAATTGCACCTTGACGGATACCATGTTTCGATTCGCCACAATGAAGCCAAGCATATTGAGGTGGAGAGATAATGGCTGCCAAAAATTTGCTTGTTGCCCTGGCTGGGCAGCCGAATTGTGGAAAATCCACAGTTTTCAATATGCTTACGGGGGCTCGGCAGCATGTTGCCAACTACCCCGGTGTCACTGTTGAAAAAAAATCAGGTTCGTTCAAAATGGGGACAACCCGCGTTGAACTGGTTGATCTCCCCGGAACGTACAGTCTGACATCATATTCTCTGGAAGAGCGTGTCTCGCGTGATTTCCTGCTTGGGGACAACCCCGGCGTGGTTATCGATGTCGCAGATGCATCAAATCTCAAGCGAAATCTCTACCTGACTCTGCAACTTCTGGAAATGGAGGTGCCGACACTCCTCAATCTGAACATGATGGATGTTGCTGAGCGGCGCAACCAGACCATTGATATTGCTGGGTTGGAAAAAATCCTGGGTATTCCAGTTGTCCCGACCACAGCCAAGAAAGGTGAAGGGCGTGAAGCCCTGCAAGTCGCAGTGGAAAAGGCCCGAGAAAATCCCTCCGATGGGTTTTTCAAGATCGATTACAAAGGGCTTGAAGAGCACATCTCCGAGTTGGAAACACTGCTGGTGGAGGACCCGGTCCTCAGCGTGCAGTATCCGGTCCGCTGGTTTGCCATCAAGTTGTTGGAAGATGACGCCGAGGCTATTCAATTGCTTCGGCGAACACATCCTGATGCGGAGCAGGTTCTTATCAGGACGGCTCAGTGCCGTGAGCGCTTCGAAAAAGTATCCGGTAACAGTGCCGAACGCCACATAGCATTCACTCGGCACGGAATGTGCGCCAATATCGCGAAAAAAGTGGTGGTACTGCCTCAGAATCCCAAGAGAAGTTTGTCTGACCGGGCTGATAGATATATCTGCAATCGTATCCTTGGCCCCATCATTCTCATGTGCATCCTGATGGTCTTGTATGAAGTCTCCATCGTTTTCGGAGGCTGGCTTGCCCAAAAAGTCTGGCCGCTTTGGGGAGGACTTGAGAATTTTGCAGCCAGTGTGCTGCCTGCCCCCGGTTTCATGGTCGATCCCCTCCTACGAGCCCTGGCGCAGTGGGTCGTTAAATCCACGACAGCCATTCTGAATTATCTGCCGATCTTTTTTTTGCTTTTCAGTCTTATCGCCGCATTGGAAGATAGTGGATACATGCCACGAATGGCTTTTATTCTGGATCGCCTGTTTCGGCGTTTCGGATTGCATGGACAATCCACATTGCCCATGATC comes from the Pseudodesulfovibrio piezophilus C1TLV30 genome and includes:
- a CDS encoding PP2C family protein-serine/threonine phosphatase, encoding MSFMIGLVDSLLNWSVERKMVVLLLLGIVLFPLTTLLILQSQGAQLATNFLVGLLAVAIITLVPFAKMISHLVALRSIKELNDQCKLLKRGDYAHVDLPAGDDEGHDFLTLKRNMHWMGYTIATREQRLQSAMKDLAVAQRQIGESLDYASLIQTSFLPDREAFSELLPEHFLIWSQRDKVGGDSYWFKQSGDGFFLGVIDCTGHGVPGAFMTLIVHSLLEEAMDGDPESPAIILSRMNQLIKDALKQHKKGAMSDDGMDCTLCHLDPKTGKLLFAGANNPLFIVEKDEVRSIKGDRCGLGYIRSPRDFSFTDVEMSLAPGTRVYMATDGIVDQVGGDKGFPFGKRRFMDFIKQTRQLPMEQQGSALMRLFADYQGEQTRRDDVTVLGFEYR
- a CDS encoding SiaB family protein kinase; protein product: MANSLFKYYEEMEREGVILYFNGPVSQGVVEGIAQLMRNKMRDEEVGVGSVQRVFSILVEQMQNIVRYSTERNITTEECQGEMAHGQVVVGREEDGRFFVACGNKIRSADSIVITDHIKTLRDMSKEDLKTYYKERRKSISHATSKGAGLGFVEMARKSARPMDFDIIPLDCETSFFSMKVVAQ
- a CDS encoding DUF1987 domain-containing protein — its product is MTRFSVQATSSSPHIEFDPETMSFEIKGESYPENCWAFYGPMFDWLETFFSGINGDRVEINMEILYFNSSSSKTFMDFFDMLDDQAEQGNNIVVNWRYHEENESAMECGEEFMEDVSCIKFNLVEFNDESEC
- a CDS encoding AAA family ATPase — translated: MIPNHIKQSLKTLIPLRQPAFLWGAPGVGKSQVVAQVADELGMALTDVRAVLLDPVDLRGLPSINSEGVAHWAPPAFLPTGGKGVLFLDELNAAPPLVQAACYQLVLDRKIGEYTLPDGWTVIAAGNRETDRAVTHRMPSALANRFVHLDFSVDVEAWLQWADQAGLCQEVSAFIRFRPNLLHNFDPKKNEKAFPSPRSWEFAARIVASVPDPDVELSLLKGTVGPGAAAEFAGFSKMFRQLPDPDGVINHPETADVPDEPAVLYALCEALAQKADEETTESIMAYASRLPSEFGVLLVRDAVKTHRGMVDSPAFSQWATANSDVLL
- a CDS encoding DUF2201 family putative metallopeptidase, translating into MNEVRRKLLKARTGLLLEHPFFGSLCLRMEPKEDRQCATAWTDGRTLGYNPDYIAGLEDSQVQGLMAHTVMHPACQHHTRRKGREANLWNIACDHAINWLLLDAGLTLPPRYLDNPVYHGLSSDEIYAELKAHGGEEDRPALSDGQGESDGETDWDGVAADGSEGENFGENSESGAGEAGGDGRVDEGSSGEDEAASAGEQSGDPGGSGEVRDAQTSQEGGSTAESGSDEQWELALAQAAQQARDMGDLPGNLERLIQDVLNPKIDWQEILERFIFDRARDDYSWTPPNKRFLHLDVILPSLSQRQLPEVVLVIDTSGSVSESEMDQFAAELSGILEAYDTTVRVLYCDSQVVGHDLFDRNDLPLILSPQGGGGTDYRPPFFWLEQEGIDPACLVYLTDLECIHFPEQDPEFPVLWARIGGSGTVPPFGEILEIL
- a CDS encoding Fur family transcriptional regulator; the protein is MSFITDIMKTAEQVFIEFLKENNLSMTPQRKIIVETFLETEGHFSAERLCGLVKGKASEIGQATIYRTLKLLVDSGLAESIEVGDGSALYEHSYGHDHHDHLICVHCNRKIEIYDDAIEKRQEEVASELGFKLTRHRMYLFGICPECAGQES
- a CDS encoding Fur family transcriptional regulator, encoding MQEALKTFKEYLTSNNLKLTQQRLLIFKVFMSNEEKLSSDKLLRAVQELDIRISRSTVYRTVKHLLNSGIARCIQRGDGSTHYESMGDHHSQMICERCGKRYPISNPYIDCLQQETARQQGFTMFSFQTQIHGICNQCTPSETEREIASEHHVPPKMKQGV
- a CDS encoding FeoA family protein, coding for MSLHKTLSSVGSGQTAFVIAIDADNKAKIRLESMGIIPGIEVDVLNNASGPLIVSVGEGRIMVERRVAKRVLVA
- a CDS encoding FeoA family protein, yielding MTLNELKPGSRCTMTDLTAVGALGQRLMDLGFYPGAEIEVVRNAPLVDPVELHLDGYHVSIRHNEAKHIEVER